aattatatatcagaTTAATCTAAAACTCCGtatttgtacaattttttctaaattcattTGATCATTGTTACTATcatcttttgaaaatttcaatcgaattataaatatttttctattatatatattctattattattcgacttaaattgtttatatattaattataaattattttaattaataccgactatatgttaaaataatttcttaattattctgttattattattattattattattatttttattgttgttgttcttattGCGTACGGTACTTActtgtaaattaaatattatcttttacaaTTCTGAGTGAAGTGAAAACAATCTTTCACCACCATtctattatgtaattattattattactaatattaattaatcaaacaaTAAGAAAGAGTTGCATTTACGATTAAATGCGATTTACTTAATTAAGTATGCAAAGAGAAGATCGTtaccatttattttttcggtGTTTGTAtcgaggaaacaaaaaaaaaaaaaaaaaaggaaagaaaaaaaagagaaaagaagaaaaaaataaaagaataataaaaaaagggaagcgAAATGTTATTTGACATGAAAGCTTCTATTACCTtcttctaattaataatttaggaTCGATCTTCTTTAATTAGTTTCATTAAGAACTAACATATCCTCCAAAagttatcaaaattataatccttttattctaataagaaagatatctCTATCGCTGGTAACTTGTAGCAGGAtctaaacagaaaaaattaacGTAACATTAAAACTtagatattgttatttttttttaatttatttttatttaattttttttttcatttatttctttttttttttttcatttttcatctaTACATAAAAGACTTAATTagtttcaaatgaaataaaaaatatatgtataatacgatTATAGGAATGATTATTGAGTGGtacattatgtatatagaaaaaaaattcaaccaTATCATATCACTATTTTCGTTCGACATTaacacactttttttttctattaatttttccaataataCAATTGGCTATAGAGCTGTCACAATCACACGTTGACGAATACATTCACGGCTTATCGTCAGAGGACttgttatagaaaaaatatcatacgTTTCACagattgatattattgattgatattataaaaaaaataagtctCTCTTTTATAACTGTTATAGCAAatctattttctcatttttcttaagGTAGTACTGTTCTAGACTGTGGTCGAAGTGCAATTGACAACGATTGCAGTCAACGGAACCTTCTGCGCATGtccatgaaaagaaaaaataaaaagcaaatatttttctctcccttctaaTTTCCCATAATTGTCGGGAACAGCCACATGTTTCTCTACTTAAGTgcaacatatttttaataggaacatattatataggcatataaacgtataaaaagtTTCGTCATCCTTTATGAAAGGAAGATTTATCTTTGTATagagtaaattattataaatttattatttttttttttttttttacatgaggTGTGCTACTCATTCTAATAGATGgtaattagaattaataatgaaataatattgatgaaaAGTAGAAAGGGGAATAAGTATATCGATTACTTACTATACCTTCGAAAACGTAAGTTAGTTCACAATGGCTACGAGACGTGTAAACTTGTTCGAACAgcactttctcttttcgaatcGATTAGTTCAATTAATATTGGGGTTACGTCCCGATCAAAATTCGAACGatctattattcatatttcctGCAATAACTATTTATGTATTACCAGCGATTATACATCAGGTGATaagtgtatttatttaaatctatagacatctaataattctattataacttttattatatttacgttgattttttttctttcttcttttctttcttttttcttttttctctcctttaaaTAAATCCTCCTAAGTATAGAAATTGTTTTGGTAGGTATgcaacataataaaaatttatgattatttaagaataattaatgcattatattatatcggaTTTTTCTAAAAGCATTCGTTTTATCAGTTTTATCAGCTTTTCATGTCGGAGTTTAAGCTACGATCGACATTAAAATTGCTCCAGAAATTAATAACATCTGTAACTTTACTCTGTATTTACAGCtcaacatattttcattttgtaacagtttgtatcattctttttcttttctttctttctttttttttttatataaatcgaagATAAATTTAGTTATCCTGAGAGAATGCATTGTTTTTAGATGAAGTTACTTTTcgcaaatttcaaatattattacgaacaGTTTACCGATAAGAATGAAATGGacattatgaaaaaatataccaATCAAACTAAATCGTACGTTTATATCTTTCTAGGTaagtataagaataaattaatgtaaataattataaatacgatattgGAATGATATATGTATTGGTATTGTTGCAGTTTTATTTTACATCtatgttattttaatattattaccgtgtattataaaaatctttttatatctctttggTGTATTGAACGATGATCAATTAATCTTTCCCGTTCCTGTTAATAATGTCACAAAAGgaggattattatattattgtttaatcatttatcaaatttcGGTTATAATTCTTATAGCGACAGTAGGCTTTGTGAGTTTATCAGCTTATTTGCTAGCTGTACAACACGCGTGTTATcaattcgatattataatgtacgtgtataatcataaaaaaatatttgtttgtaaatcaatttttattatttatctaaatgtgatatataaaaatttcttttattaaagattCAAAATATGGGAACCATTTAAGAAGCATTCGAAATATACGCGAAAAGTTTGCTTCATTAAAACGCCTAGCCTGCAATGGGAATGGATAGTCAACATTATAAGGCGATATAAAGCTGTCACAGAGTtagttcgaaataatttttttttcatcatcatttaatatatatatttataatatagattcattgttaatatatataagtataagtataaaatatataaatatataagtataatatatattatatatattatatattatgtgtatattatataaatatataagtataatatatattatatatattatatattatgtgtatattatatatatatgtattaatatatatatatatatattaaaatatataagtataattatttgtttatatttttttttcaaggtaTGTTGACttactaaataatttttcaaagatgaATTACTTAGTTACAATTTCTTTAGTGATGATTCTCATTGTTTTTGATTACATTTATGTaagtgtatatttttaatataaatcggatattacaattaattacattgatGTGTTcagttttttatatttctcgagATCATTGAAGAATGTTTATCTATTAAATggtttatttttagatatttcaattatctAAAGTATCACAAAATGTAATTGAAACAATCGAATGCAGCATCTATAGTATTGGTTCTATTTTTATACTATATCTTAATTTTTACCTTGGCCAAAAGCTATTGAACCATAGCAGTGCAGTTTTCAAGGAATTGTAAGATATTTCAaagttttattacaataataattgtaaatactaTTTTTGACATAtttgtaaagtaaaaaatcttatgagtgaaataattcatatcaATAAGATCTATtcaaaatgtaatttaatggGTGaccaattattaatttatatacaatataatatatttttttttgtaggaaTAAAATTCCATTCTACACTTTTCccataaattatcaaaaattgctattatttataataatgagaagCGGAAGACCATGCGTGCTTTCAATCGGTGGTATGTTTGTATCATCACATGTAACATTTGCTGcggtaagtaataataaataattgatattcaaTTGATTGTTTTaacgagaaatatattattttagataatGCGAAAAGCATTCTCTTTTGCTACGGTATGTTATActgttcaataattttatattatgttctaAACGATGAAATAGTTTTAATTATCACTACACATGTatgtgaaaaatttaatttatttcatagaaaatCGAATCTACTcacttttatagaaaataataagatgtTTGTAACGATGGAAAAGCACATATGACATTATtgttcgatattaattatttatttcatgtaagattttataattataatattcgtcttactttttttttttaaataatcgctTTCTATATGTACTGCGTAATTGTCACCGATCTTCtttgtataagtatattacATTTGATGGACTGTATTATCGACAAAGTAAAGTACacttcaataaatattataacgatctgttttctcctttttaagCTAATATAATAGCTATAGACCGTGGTCGGAGAATGACTGACAATAGTTGCAGTCAATACAACCTTCTGCGCATGTCcataaaaattgaaagtagaagaagatttCACCCTTATTTAATTGTTGGGAAGAATCAGCTGTTTCTATTCATAGGGGAAAATAAGTTTGAAATTGTAAAATGTTAGATAATATGCACGTATAAAACGACATATATTACGTAGCGTTTTATAGATTAAATAgttatatttccatttttctatCGTCATTTTGAAACATAgttctttttattgtaaatataatgaatggTAATTAGAATGAATAATGTAATAGTAGCTGGGATATAGATACATTGATTATTTCGTCGTGGAACTATAAGGCATACTTTATGATGGCTCGGAGAGGTGTGAACTTCTTCGAAGAGCATTTCCTCTTTTCGAATCGATTAGTTCAATCAATATTGAATCTACGTTCTGATCAAAATTCTAAGATGCCAATGTGTATATTTTGTACagttattttttacatattaccTGGGATTGTACATCAGGTAAGCGTGCCTTTACTTTAAATGTATTGAagattaatactattattataattgttattatattaagcttaattatttttattgatatatatatatattttttttttcttgaatataataagatGATTTATGTTTGCAAATCATTAAcattatgttatattacatGAAATTTGTGAAATTGTTCTTTGACTTCAGTTTTATCAGCTTCTCacttcaaaaattatattggaaTCGCCTATTAGAGTGTTGCAGAAAATAATGACATCTATATGTTTGATTACTGCTTATAGTACCACCTATTTTCGTTTCGCGACagtttgtattatatttttgtattttcttcgcTTTATCGTACATTTTTACAAATCGAAAATACGTTCAGTTATCGTATCagaatgtattattttcaGTTGAAGTCACTTTTCGCTCGTTTTGTACTTGATTGGGAATTGTTGTCCGACGAGATAGAATTACACTTCATGGAAAagtatacgaaagaaaataaatcttatgtGTACTTTATCTTaggtaaatatttaaatattcatgtaaaataataactattattacaatattgtaattacattgattcttgtatttttacagttttattttacgtctatgctattttaatattatcaccgtgtattttaaaaatctttttatatctttttggTACATtggacgataataaattaaccTTATTCGTTcccgttaataatattacaaacgCAGGCGTGCTATATTATTGTTTGCTTATTTATCAGATATTAGTGCTAATTATTGTAACGACAATAGGCAGTATTAGTTTTTCAGGATATTTGATATTGGTACAACATGCGATTTATCAACTCAACGTTATAATGTACGTCTttgatcataaaattatttatttgagaaTCAATTGCAATTAcgtatttaacattttacaattttttttttttcattaaagatTTAAAGTTCGACAACCATTTAAGAAGCATTCGAAATATATGCAAAGAATTTGTTACTTTAGAACACCTCGCATAGAATGGGATTGGATGGTCGACATTATAATACGCTATAGAAACTTTAGCGAGTtagttgaaattaattttgtcatttttgTAACACATATAGAATCATAATATAGATTCGTATAattcattgtttatattttattcaaggTATGTTGACTTGTTAAATGAGTTTTCAAAGATTACTTACTTATTTGTAGTTTTCTTAGCGATGATTCTCATTGTTTTTGATTATGCTTATGTAAGTAATACTTTTGacataaattgaaaattataataaaaaattgatatatttaattatttatatttacataaatacatcttattttctatatgttttttcttgaaaattctGACATTATTTATTGGCAAATTGGATAGTATGTTGCATGtacaatagaattatttattaatatgttaatgtttatattttggAGATCATtggaaaatatgtatttatttaatgatttatttttagatatttcaattatttataatatcccAAAATGTGATCGAAATAATAGAATGCAGTACTTACATTGTTACTTCCATTTCtaccatatatattaatttttattttggcCAAAAGCTGTTAAATTATAGCGACGCAGTTTTCGACGAATTGTAAGATATTTCAAAGTTTTTCGTAAAACTttgtaattattgtataaCGTCTGACGAATAttagtaaaaatttatttaatacaaatattaattaaataactaataacaataagttCTATTTAAAATGCAATTCAATGGGTTAgctattaattgattaaaaaaattttcttttctttctgcagGAGTAAAATTCCATTCTACAatctttctataaaatatcaaaaattgcTACTATTTATACTAATGAGAAGTGGAAAACCATGCGTACTTTCAATCGGTGGTATGTTTGTCTCATCACATGAATCTTTTGCTGCGGTAAGTAgcaataaatctatatattataaataatatctatatattgttttaacgaggaatatatttttttagttaATATGTAAAGCATTCTCTTTAGCTACGGTATGTTATAGTGTTCAATAATTCTATGCAATGttttaacgatagaaaaagatctaATTACTAATTACACTTGTAAtgtcaaaaatttaatttatttcatataaaatgtattcatttatagaaaataataagatgattataacgatggaAAATGTGCATATGGGATTATTGTTCATTTACATTAACTACTTATTATCTTATGATCATAATATTAGTCTTagtattcttttaattaatcatttttttccgTGTATGTGCATTGCTTATTGTTATAgaacttatttttataagtataGAAAATTCGACAGattatattaacgacaaaGTCATGTGTTTGTTACTAATAATTATAgcaatctattttttttttcattgttaaattaatattttagattGTTTTCGGAGAATGCCTGCCAACAATTGTAATACAAGGATGAATCTACTTACTTGTAgtaaataaaacgatgatagttatcattaaaatgtgcagtatatattgatatttaatagattatatatatatatatatatatatatatatatatatatatatatatgctatttgttattgtttacttttattcctcttttgAATCATattgttcttccttttactACTCGATATACTTCAATATagtatttatcataaataaacaGCATCACATTTAGTATGACATTATGAGAACAATATTATCGACTTCACTTTTTGTGAACTGCACTCTCTAGTCGTCATAAAGATGTGTGAGTTTCTTCTTAACCCTTTCGATACGGCAGCCCCGTCTGCAGAAGTCGTGGCGTGGATGCCGCGTATATGCGGCGCCCGTACCCACAGGTCGTCGAGTGGATGCCGCATATATGCGGCGCTCGACGCGAAAGAGTTAAACAAGTGTCCACGACTATGGTCGTAGTTCGAATGAACGAGTCAACGGAGTCTATTGCGCATGtcgcaaaataaataataataaatacatctCCCCTCGTATCTATTGATTGTAACACCTATATTATCTGTTATCATACGTATATTGTAATCTATGTTAGTCGTATCGCATAAGTACATTATGAATGTATAAAGGGTTGAAATATCTTTACGTTACGCCATAtggattaaattattatagttctacttttatatcgtcatttaatattaatttgctATCGTTCGTAATATGATATCaattagaatttataataaagcgATAGAGGAGGCTAGATATATTGTTTACACTTTGTCTCGACAGTTCACAATGACTCCAAGAGATAGAAGCTTTTACGCGAAgcacttcttcttttcgaatcGATTAGTTCAATTGCTATTGggtttacataataataataataataataattcaaagatCCAGTTGATcgttttttttacaataattgctttcatatttttagGGTTTATGCATCAGGTAAACGTATCTCTTTTAAatgtacattattattattattatttttattgtcataattattatccattatttttttttttcttaaatgaatCTCTCTTAAATGAatgtacaattatttaaacattttatggATCAATGCAAtgcgaaagaataaatattatctatttttttcttttttctttttcttttttttaatcttgagaatattattacatttgattACCTTAAGTAGATCTCTTTGTCTGTAGTTTTATCAGCTATTCACGACAGATTTTGTCCTGCAATCTACTATCAAAGTGTTGCAAAAAGGAACAGGATGTTTTCTTATACTTTCTTCTTACAGTACGatttattatcgctttatAAAAGTTCGTAGaaattttcttgtatttttattcaattttttttctaagtcgaagatatatttattaaggaaaaatatattttattatttttaggtcaaattaattataaatcgtGTTAAATTGGATTACGAGAAGTTCAAAGAGGAATTGaagattatagaaaaatatacgaaagaaactaaattatatgtgtatattgtCATAGGtaatcatgaaaatatttatttgaaaatctaCAAATACGATATTGCAATTATATTGACTCtcatgtattttttgttttttttttccttttttttttcagttctcTTCAGTctctatattatttcaataatatctccatgtattttaaatgttgttctgtattattttgatattttggATGATGGTCAATTAACGTTACCCGTACCAGTTAGTTAATAATGTTACAAACGCAGGGTTGCTATATTACAGTTtacttatttatcaaataataataagctactttctattattaataggttgcttattttattcattgtaTTTGGTACTCGTACAACACGCCTGTTGTCAATTCAGTATAATAATGTACGTGCATAATTAAAGATATACATTTGTTTttgacaatataatattatcatgaaAGTATGTAATGtcattttattaacgattaatattcattgcgaccatttaaaaacaattcgaaatatatgaaaaactatttggtttttcgaaaaatctcGAGAGCAATTCGATTGGATAGTagacattataaatttttatagaaacgtAACGGAGTTAGTGcgaattcatttttctttcttttttttccttctttttttctttttttttctctgatatatatatatatatatatatatatatatatatatctatatatatatattatatattatatatttcattacaa
This DNA window, taken from Vespa velutina chromosome 12, iVesVel2.1, whole genome shotgun sequence, encodes the following:
- the LOC124953456 gene encoding uncharacterized protein LOC124953456, whose product is MNYLVTISLVMILIVFDYIYIFQLSKVSQNVIETIECSIYSIGSIFILYLNFYLGQKLLNHSSAVFKELNKIPFYTFPINYQKLLLFIIMRSGRPCVLSIGGMFVSSHVTFAAIMRKAFSFATVCYTVQ